The DNA window ACAGGTCCGATCCGGACCAATTCACCCAAAGAGGCACCCATGACCATCGAACGCATCAACCCGCCCGCCTTGCCGAAACCCTCCGGTTTCGCGCACGCGACCCGCTATCACGACATCGTCCATCTGGCCGGGCAGACCGCCCTGGATGCTGAAGGAGAGATCGTCGAGGGCGGAATCCTCGCCCAGTTCCGCCAAGCACTGTCCAATCTGCTCATCGCCCTCGAAGCCGCCGGTGGAGCGCCATCCGATCTGCTCAGCGTCACGATCTACCTACTCGACATCCCCGACTATCAGGCCAACGGCAAGGAAATCGGCCGAATCTGGCGCGAACTGGCAGGCACCGACTACCCCGCCATGGCAGGCATCGGCGTGGTGGCGCTGTGGCAACCGGACGCCCTGGTCGAGATCCAGGCGGTGGCCGCTGTCACCACGCAGGCCGACTGACCACACCACCGCCCACGCCGCAGCAACGCGCAGGCTTCGAGTGTTAATTATTATGACCGAACAGCAACGGTCGTCAGATTTACACGATACTTTTGAGGTGCAGGCTTCACGGCCATCTCCACCACCCGAAAGGGCAGACCGATGCTCACTCCCTCAGCGCATACGGACACCTTCTGTCGGGACAACCTCCCCCCGCAGGCACAGTGGCCCGAGTTCGCGTCCGAGCTGCCCGCGCTGCAGTACCCGGCTCGACTGAACATCGCTACCGCACTGTGGTTCCACCGCCCGTTCACGTTCGACGACTGGCTGCTCTACGTCCAAGACGCCGTCGCCGACGACGCCGGACGCGGCGTCGGGACGGGACGTTTCTTCACCCGCGAGGGGCCTCCACATCGCTACCGTTCTGCAGGAAGGCATGATTCGCCCGCCCTGAGCGCCCTACGGCACGGGCACCAGACCTGACGTATGGTGCAATCATGACGGCAGAGTCTCAAACGAACACTAGTAACTCTGGCGGCCGAGACGCTCGCCTCGCACACCTCATCATCACCATCTTCGGTCTGTGCGCCCGCGCAGAGGGCAACTGGCTCTCCACAGCAGCCGTGGTGGCTCTGATGGCCGACCTCGGCACCGAGTCCCAGGCCGTGCGGGGGTCCATCTCACGGCTCAAGCGCCGCGGCGTGCTCATCAGCTAACGCAATGACACCGCCGCCGGCTACTCGCTCGCCGACGCCACACTCGAGGTGCTCGCCGAAGGTGATGTCCGAATCTTCGAACGCACACGCGCCCGCGATGACAACGAATGGGTCGTGGTGGTTTTTTCCGTACCCGAGTCCGAACGCGACAAACGCCACGCGCTGCGCGCAAGCTTGACCCGCTTGGGCTATGGCACCGCCGCACCCGCAGTGTGGATCGCTCCTGGGCTGCTGGCACGCGAGACACGCCAGACTCTCGAGCGACGCGGACTGGCCGACTATGTCGACATCTTCACCGGGCAGCACTTCGCCTTCGGCGACCTTCGGGCCAAAGTACCCAGCTGGTGGGACCTCGATGAACTCGCCCAGCTCTATGCCGACTTCCTGGCGCGCTACCGCCCCGTGCTCTATCACACGACCAAGCAACGACCGACACCCCAGGAAGCATTCGCCATCTACGCACCAATGCTCACAGAATGGCGGCGACTGCCCTACCGCGACCCCGGTCTACCCCTGTCGCTGCTGCCTCACGCATGGAAAGGCGAGGCCGCCGGCACCCTGTTCGACGAACTCAACGACGCTCTCGCCCCACTCGCACAAAAGCACGCCCTCGCGGTGATTCACGGTCAACCCCAGCGCCGCCCACGACGCACCGCCGACCCCAGCTGACCGGGACCTCCAACAGCGGCGCCGCCGACTTAACCAGACTTTTATATCGTAACTGTATTCCTGGTCACAATTACGCTATTGTCTGGGCATGGCAGAACGACACGTCAAAACCAGCGCAGCGACCTTGTCCGTTCACTCGGACAACGGACTCATTCACGCACGCGGCATGCGGTACGGAACCGCCGAGCGGTTTGCCGTCGCCCAACCTCCCGATCCCGAAGAGCTACATCAACGCGACCGATGACCCAGCGCTCCCTCCCGGAGAATGGGGCTGGCACCCCCGCATATCGAGCAGACTCGGCATCTACCGACTGGCCCAGCTGCCGGGCAGTCATGAAGTGATGTTCACCAACCCGGAACTGCTGGCAGCGAAGATCGAGGCGGCCGTGACTGATGGCCGACCAGATCCGCATGACCGCGGCGAAACGTACCACTCAGACCGTGCGTGCCGCTGCGACATTCCGCTGTGACGGCGTTTGCCGAATCTGGTTACACCACAACAAGATCACGAAACTGCCTGCTGCCCAATCAGAATCAGATCCGCAACGGCGACGATCGCGATCGGTGTGCTCCGCCGGGATGTTCGTACAACGTGATCCCACTCATGATTGGCGGCGCCGACGAACGTCACCCGCGCCGTGCGGGGATCCGCGGGCTACGTGGATAAGCGGGCCCGCGGCGAGACCAAGGAAGTAGATGTACGACTTCGACAGCGATGTCCACGAGGCGCGTTCGGCCGGATCCGTCGGCAGCGTGCCCGGTACTGCGGCGCAGGCTCCTGCGGATCGCCTCGGATTACGAACGTTGCGTGACACGCTGGCTGGGACCGCGGTCGCCAATGTCGGCACGCTCGGGCGAACGATGCGCTCAGCGGTGGAGGCGACAGCGATCGCGAGCGTCGACCTGATACGCGGTCGATTTCAGTGGCGCGAAACCCTCGCGCAGGCATGGTTTCTCATCAAGGTGACCGCGATTCCCGGTGTGCTGATGGCGATTCCGTTCGGCGTGATCGTGTCCGTTCAGGTCGGCAACATGGTCGATCAGCTCGGCGCGGATTCGCTGATCGGCGCTGCCGGTGGGCTGGGTGTGATCAAGCAGGGCGCGCCGCTGGCCACCGGCCTGCTGCTCGCGGGTGCCGGCGCGGCCGCCGTCGCCGCCGATTTGGGTGCGCGGACGATACGCGAGGAAGTCGATGCGATGCGCGTCATGGGGATTGATCCGAGGCAGCGGTTGGTCGCCCCGCGTATCGCCGCCATTCTGCTGGTGGCGCCGTTGCTCAATGTGCTGATCATCGTCATGGGTGTGGTCGCCGGGTACCTCGTCGCCATCGCGGCGCTGGGGGTGACGCCGGGCAGTTATTGGGAATCGTTCGGCGCGTTCACCGGTGGCGTGGACGTCTGGGTCTCGCTGGGCAAGTCGATGATCTTCGGCTATCTGGTCGTGAGCATCGCATGTCAGCGAGGACTCGAGGCCAAAGGCGGTCCCCGCGGCGTCGCGGACGGGGTGAATGCGTCGGTGATCCTGTCGGTGGTGACGATTGCGGTGGTCAACGCCGTGATTACTCAGGTCGCGGCCATGTTCCTGCCGACGGAGCTGGCATGACGACATCCAGCTACACGGTGAAAGGCCTGCGTTGGACGCGCACCGCGCGGCGGCGGGTGTGGGCTCCGATCGACGGGCTCGGGTTCGTGCTCGGGTTCCTCTGGCAGGTGCTGGCATCGATTCCCTTCGTGCTGAAGCACTACCGGGCGCAGACCATGACGCTGATCACGGATATGACGTGGGGCCGTGGCGCAGTGATCGTCGGCGGTGGCACGGCCGCGGTGATGGGGGTCATGGGCGTGGCTGTCGGTGTGACGACCGGTATCGAGTCCTACAGCGCGCTGGATCTGGTCTCGCTCGGCCAACTCACTGGTGTGGTCTCGGCCTTCGCGAATACCCGCGAGATCGCGCCGATCGCCGCCGGTATCGGGTTCGCCGCACAGGCGGGCTGTCGAATGACCGCCGAGATCGGGTCGATGCGCATCGCGGAGGAGATCGATGCGATCGAATCTTTGGGCGTTCGATCGGTGCCTTTTGTGGTGACGACCCGCGTTATCGCGGGGCTGGTCGCGATAGTGCCGACCTTTCTGATCGCGCTCATTCTGAGCTATGTGGCCAGTGCGGCGATCGTCGTACGGCTGCACGGCGAGGCGAGTGGTGTGTACGACCACTACTTCGACATGTTCGTGGTGGGCTGGGATATCGCGGCCGCGGTGATCAAGGTGATGGTGTTCGCGGTGGCCGTCATCGTCATTCACTGCTATCAGGGCTTTTTCGCGACCGGCGGACCTGAGGGGGTCGGTATTGCGTCGGGGCGGGCCATCCGGGCCAGTCTGGTGGCGATCATCGCACTGAACATGGTCATGACGATGCTGCTGTGGGGATTCACCGCACCCGTCCGGTTCGCGGGGTGATCGGCGTGCCAGTGTATGGACTTCCCGGAACAGCGGTCGGTGCGCGTGGCGCGCGCTCGATCGGCGTAGTCGCCGCCGCCATCTCGGCGGCACTGCTGATCACCTTGGCTGCCCGGCCGCAGGGCGATGACGGCACGATATCGGTCGCTGTCCTCACCGACGAGATCGGCACCGGTATCCAGGTGGGCGATGACGTGCGCCTGGACGGCGTGCAGGTCGGTCGGATCGAGGCGATCACGTCTGCGGACCGGCATCAGCGGATCACATTGGGGCTGCGGCACAGTCAGGTGTCCGGGCTGACCGATGGACTCGGCGTGGATTTCACGCCGGGCAATCTGTTCGGGGTCTCCGAGATCGATCTGCAACGCGGAACCGGCGGTCGTCCACTCGGTGCGGACGCCGTCGTCGATCTCACCGGCCCGCAGGCCGGGCGTGCTCGTGACGCGACGATCTCGACGTTGTTGAACCAGGTCGGCTCGTTCAGCAACGACGTCCTTTCCCCCGAACTCGTCTCGGTGTTGCAGCGAATTTCCAGCGGCACAACGGCATTCACGCCACTGGTCGAGACGATCATCGCGCTCACGCGATCGATAGCCGACACCCAGCGGCTGCCGAGTTCCTTCCTGATCGGCCAGTACGGCTCGATGCTGGGCGGGCTGCCCTCCACCGTGGACGGCCTACTGCAGTTGCTGGGGTCGGCCTACAACTCCGAATACATGCGCAGCCCCGACCACATCCAGAAATTCGACGCGAGTGTGCACATGCTCGAAAGCGAGCTGATTCCCAGCACCGTGACGTTGTTGACAACCAGCGAAAGGTATTTCGCCGGCACGACAGCAGCGCTGGTGCCGGTACTCACCATGCTGGCCCGGACCGTGCCGACTCCGGATCGGTCCAGCCAGGAGTTCGGCGTGCTGCTCGACCGACTCGGTAGGGCGATGCCTGATACACCGAATGGCCCCGTTTTGAAGGTAAACCTCGACCTGCGCGGTGTGCCCGGTTTGGCCACGCCGTTGAACGCAGCGCAGAGTGCTGAGCGGGGGGTGCGGTGAACATCAAATCGTTGATGCTGCGAGTGGTGCTATTCGCGGGCGTCATGGTGCTTGTGCTGATCGGCGTCTTCCAGGTGATCGATCGACCGGTGACCGGCGATATGGACACTTACACAGCGGAATTCGCAGACGCCAACGGTCTCAGAACAGGCGACGATGTGCGGCTGTACGGAGTGCGGGTCGGCAAGGTCGGTGAGATCCGGTTGGCGGGTACCCACGCCGCGGTCCGGTTCACGGTGCGCGACATCTACCCGCTGTTCGACAACAGCACCCTTGCCATCCGCTACCAGAATCTCAGTGGGCAGCGGTATCTCGATATCCAGCACGCCAATGATCCGGGCGCACGACGTGACCCGAGTCAGCGGATCGGCACCGACCACACCATTCCATCGTTCGACATCACCACGGTGTTCAACGGCCTGGAACCGGTACTGGCACAACTGACTCCGGCGGATCTGAATCAGTTCTCCACCAGCATCTTGGCGGTTATCGAGGGGTCAGGTACCGGATTGGGCCCGGCGCTGAGCGCCATCGACACACTGAGCAACTACGTCACCAACCGGCAAACGGTGATCGCGACCCTGGTGCGCAACCTGGGCCAGGTCTCGCAGCAGATCGGTGGAAAGTCCGGCAACACGGTCCAATTGCTGAGCCAGCTCACCGCCATCTTCGTCAATATGACTCAGCGGATCGGTGGGCTGGTCGACTTCTCCCAGCAGATTCCGCCGGTTCTGCTGCCTACCGACCGCCTGCTCGCCACCCTCGGGCTGACGCCCTCGCCGAATCCGGACATCGACCAGTTGCTGCGGACGGCCTTCCCCGACCCCGACCGGACAGTCGAGACATTGAGCCGTCTGCCCGCGGTCCTGCAATCGCTGTCCGCATTGATCCCCAGCACTGTGCCTGGCCTGCAACCGGGCTGCACGCACGGTGCCGCGCAACCGCCACAACCCCTTCAGCTCCTCATCGGTGGACAAAGGATCTCGCTGTGCAACAACTGATTCGGAACAGACCGATACGCGGGCGCCGCGCGCGGCCCCCGCTGACCGACGCCGCACGCAAACGAGCCGATGTCCGCTGGGGAGTGGTCGCGCTCGCATCCGTGCTGGTGCTGGCCGCCGCACTCGTGTGGGTCGACCGCGTCGATTTCGGTGCACGAACATACACGGCGCATATGTCCGATGCCGGTTCGATCCGGGTCGGCGACGAGGTCCGGCTGGCTGGAATCGGTGTCGGCACAGTGAAATCGCTGGCGGCCCGAAAAGGCGAGGTCGAGATGCGGTTCACGGTCGAAGGTGACGTCTTCGTCGGCGCCCAGACCACGCTCGACGTGCGGATGCTCACCATCGTCGGTGGCCACTATGTGGCCTTGATCCCCGGTGGCAGTGCGCCGCTGGGCGCGGCGGTCATCCCGGCTGACCGGGTGGTACTGCCCTACAGCTTGCCCAAGGTTTTCCAGGAGGCAATTCGCCCGATCCAGCAGGTGGACGGAGACACGCTGCGCCGCAACGTCGCGGCGCTGAACTCGTCGATTACGCGCAGCCCCGAGGCGGTAGGCAGCACATTGACGGCGATCGAGAGCGTTGTCGACATCATGAACCAGCAAAACGCCGAGATTTCGCGCTCGCTGTCGCTGGCCGATGAATACCTCACCGCGCTCAACGGCAGCAAACAGGTGCTCATCACCTTGATCAGCACCCTCCGGACGCTCGAGACAATCGTGGAGAACCACACACTCGAGATACACGAGGCCCTCATCGTTCTCGCTCGGGTGCTCGACCGGCTGGTCCCTCTCGGGCAGGCATGGGAGACAACACTGCGGCCGATGGCCCAGCCGCTGGCCGATGCGATCCAACAACTGGATCGCATCGGCGAGAAGATGCGCGATCTGCTGGAATCGCTGCACACGCTGGAAAGCCGACTGAGTCAGATCGCTTCGCCGGACGGGCTCGCCATCGATCACTCCACCACCACCTACCAGGGGCCCGGTATCTGCGTGCCGGTGCCGGGAAGGGTGTGCTGATGCTGAAGCATTTGTTCACCTCGCGTGGATTTGTCTCCGCCGCAACAGTTCTCGCCATCGTCGCAGTGGCCGTAGTCGGCTACCGGATCGCCCAGCCGACCCCGCGGATGCGCTCCTACTGTGCACTCATGCCCGACAGTATCGGGCTCTACACCGGCAGCGATGTCACCCTGCTCGGGCTGCCCATCGGACGGGTCACCGACATCCGGCCCGAAGGTACCGGCGCGCGCGTCGAGTTCGAGATTCCAGCCGACCGGCATATACCCAGCGATGTGGGGGCCACCACGGTGTCGGACACCCTGGTCGCCGACCGCAAACTCGCCGTTGTCGACATCGCGACATCGAGCGGGCCGGACTGGGATCCGGCACGCTGCATCACCAAGACGCTGACGCCCAAGAGCATGACCGAAACATTCGATGCGCTCGGCGATCTCGCCGATGAACTCAACGGCGGTGACCACCCCGACCAACCGGATCTGCTCGCGCAGGGCTTCACCGCGCTCGACGGCGCGACCACCGGACGCGGCCAGCAGATCAACGCCATCATCCACAAAATGGGTTCGGCGCTGAACCCCCCGGACACCGCCATCGGCCATCTCGGCGCCCTGATCGATGCGTTGGCCGAACTGGCGCACAGCGCCG is part of the Nocardia sp. NBC_00565 genome and encodes:
- a CDS encoding RidA family protein — protein: MTIERINPPALPKPSGFAHATRYHDIVHLAGQTALDAEGEIVEGGILAQFRQALSNLLIALEAAGGAPSDLLSVTIYLLDIPDYQANGKEIGRIWRELAGTDYPAMAGIGVVALWQPDALVEIQAVAAVTTQAD
- a CDS encoding PaaX family transcriptional regulator, with product MLAEGDVRIFERTRARDDNEWVVVVFSVPESERDKRHALRASLTRLGYGTAAPAVWIAPGLLARETRQTLERRGLADYVDIFTGQHFAFGDLRAKVPSWWDLDELAQLYADFLARYRPVLYHTTKQRPTPQEAFAIYAPMLTEWRRLPYRDPGLPLSLLPHAWKGEAAGTLFDELNDALAPLAQKHALAVIHGQPQRRPRRTADPS
- a CDS encoding ABC transporter permease, which produces MRSAVEATAIASVDLIRGRFQWRETLAQAWFLIKVTAIPGVLMAIPFGVIVSVQVGNMVDQLGADSLIGAAGGLGVIKQGAPLATGLLLAGAGAAAVAADLGARTIREEVDAMRVMGIDPRQRLVAPRIAAILLVAPLLNVLIIVMGVVAGYLVAIAALGVTPGSYWESFGAFTGGVDVWVSLGKSMIFGYLVVSIACQRGLEAKGGPRGVADGVNASVILSVVTIAVVNAVITQVAAMFLPTELA
- a CDS encoding ABC transporter permease, whose translation is MTTSSYTVKGLRWTRTARRRVWAPIDGLGFVLGFLWQVLASIPFVLKHYRAQTMTLITDMTWGRGAVIVGGGTAAVMGVMGVAVGVTTGIESYSALDLVSLGQLTGVVSAFANTREIAPIAAGIGFAAQAGCRMTAEIGSMRIAEEIDAIESLGVRSVPFVVTTRVIAGLVAIVPTFLIALILSYVASAAIVVRLHGEASGVYDHYFDMFVVGWDIAAAVIKVMVFAVAVIVIHCYQGFFATGGPEGVGIASGRAIRASLVAIIALNMVMTMLLWGFTAPVRFAG
- a CDS encoding MlaD family protein; amino-acid sequence: MPVYGLPGTAVGARGARSIGVVAAAISAALLITLAARPQGDDGTISVAVLTDEIGTGIQVGDDVRLDGVQVGRIEAITSADRHQRITLGLRHSQVSGLTDGLGVDFTPGNLFGVSEIDLQRGTGGRPLGADAVVDLTGPQAGRARDATISTLLNQVGSFSNDVLSPELVSVLQRISSGTTAFTPLVETIIALTRSIADTQRLPSSFLIGQYGSMLGGLPSTVDGLLQLLGSAYNSEYMRSPDHIQKFDASVHMLESELIPSTVTLLTTSERYFAGTTAALVPVLTMLARTVPTPDRSSQEFGVLLDRLGRAMPDTPNGPVLKVNLDLRGVPGLATPLNAAQSAERGVR
- a CDS encoding MlaD family protein produces the protein MNIKSLMLRVVLFAGVMVLVLIGVFQVIDRPVTGDMDTYTAEFADANGLRTGDDVRLYGVRVGKVGEIRLAGTHAAVRFTVRDIYPLFDNSTLAIRYQNLSGQRYLDIQHANDPGARRDPSQRIGTDHTIPSFDITTVFNGLEPVLAQLTPADLNQFSTSILAVIEGSGTGLGPALSAIDTLSNYVTNRQTVIATLVRNLGQVSQQIGGKSGNTVQLLSQLTAIFVNMTQRIGGLVDFSQQIPPVLLPTDRLLATLGLTPSPNPDIDQLLRTAFPDPDRTVETLSRLPAVLQSLSALIPSTVPGLQPGCTHGAAQPPQPLQLLIGGQRISLCNN
- a CDS encoding MlaD family protein codes for the protein MQQLIRNRPIRGRRARPPLTDAARKRADVRWGVVALASVLVLAAALVWVDRVDFGARTYTAHMSDAGSIRVGDEVRLAGIGVGTVKSLAARKGEVEMRFTVEGDVFVGAQTTLDVRMLTIVGGHYVALIPGGSAPLGAAVIPADRVVLPYSLPKVFQEAIRPIQQVDGDTLRRNVAALNSSITRSPEAVGSTLTAIESVVDIMNQQNAEISRSLSLADEYLTALNGSKQVLITLISTLRTLETIVENHTLEIHEALIVLARVLDRLVPLGQAWETTLRPMAQPLADAIQQLDRIGEKMRDLLESLHTLESRLSQIASPDGLAIDHSTTTYQGPGICVPVPGRVC
- a CDS encoding MlaD family protein, whose product is MLKHLFTSRGFVSAATVLAIVAVAVVGYRIAQPTPRMRSYCALMPDSIGLYTGSDVTLLGLPIGRVTDIRPEGTGARVEFEIPADRHIPSDVGATTVSDTLVADRKLAVVDIATSSGPDWDPARCITKTLTPKSMTETFDALGDLADELNGGDHPDQPDLLAQGFTALDGATTGRGQQINAIIHKMGSALNPPDTAIGHLGALIDALAELAHSAANGWSDIENMLTRLTASLQAANFLVVPPLVDVFDGLRDVLPPANEAIIALGGPLLRKLDAAADQLPLLTAGLGSLRDLIVMLPPLVQAFTTAADPQTGQLTLTYAPPAVAIPDAAAAQVCSAINALAPGRCTDAAGGLVYAQIAQLVLGSVGAR